The DNA region ATTAGATAAATTCTTAAAAGTATCAAGAATTATTAAAAGAAGAACGGTGGCCAATGAAGCATGTGATGCAGGTCGTGTCATGATTAACAATAGAGTTGCCAAAGCATCAACTCAAGTCAGTGAAGGCGATATTATTGAAATCACCTTTGGAAACAAAACTGTAAAGGCAATAATTCTAGATGTTAAAGAGACCAGCAAAAAGGATGAAGCCAAGGAAATGTTCGAATACCTGAGCGATTAGCTATGTGTTAAGAAGGGTGATTGGATGAAACGTAAGAAAGAAAGTAAGAAAAAGGCTATGATTTTTATTATTTTTGTTTTGATGCTATTTATTGGCGTTGGCATTGTACAAATATCGAGAGCCTATACAGATAATAAGGAAAGAGAAGCCGAAGTTGTGGTTCTTATGGAAATGATAAAAGAAGAACAACTTGAGCAACTAGAACTGCTTAAAGTCAAAGAAGAAATGAAAACCAGAGCCTTTATTGAAAAAACAGCAAGAAGTAAGTTTGGGTTAATTTATCCGGATGAGACATTAATTGATATAGCTGAAAAAGAATGAGAGATTAAGGTTGTCCTTTGGATGGCCTTTTCTATCATTCTCAAGACATCGTCAGTGGGTGTCTTGTGCTATTGGTTCGGTATTTTAAAAAAGTGAGCGATGACATGGAAAAATTTATAAAATTTATAGAAGCATATGATTTAATAGGTAAAGCAAGGAAGATTCATGTTGCTTTATCCGGTGGTGCAGATTCCATGGCACTGCTTGATTTGTTCATTCAATATCAAAATACATTTGGTATAGAAGTTGAAGCGATTCATGTGCACCATGGTTTAAGGAAGGCTTCGGATATGGAAGCGGCACATGTTAAGGCTCATTGTGAGGGCTTGGGTATTTTATGTCGGACATTTCACGTAGATGTTTTAGCTGCTGTAGCTTGTGGCAAATCGGTTGAAGAGGCAGCAAGAGACTTAAGGTATGAGGTTTTTGATCGTATTATAAAAGAAGAAGGCGGACGAGTAGCTTTGGCTCACCACCTGGATGACCAAGCTGAGACGGTCTTGATGAATCTTTTCCGAGGCAGTTCCCTTAAAGGACTTGGTGGCATGCAACCGATAAGGGGCGCTTATATAAGGCCTTTATTGGAGGTTACTAAAGAAGAGATTATGGAATACTGTCGCCTAAAAGCCATAGCTTTTGATGTGGACGAAAGCAATTATGAGACCAAGTATACACGTAATAAAATGCGTTTACAGATTATACCTATGCTTACAGAGCAGATACAACCAAAGCTATCCGAACACGTATGTGCAACAGCTTCACTTATAAGAGAAGATGATAGGTATTTGGAGGACTTGGCGGTAGAGGCCTATGAAAAAGCTGTTATTTATCAGTCTATAGAAAAGATAAAATGGCAAAGAACGGATCTTTGTAACTTAGACTCGGTAGTGTTAAGACGTGTATTACGCCAAGGTATGGCCCGGTTAGAGGGTGGTCTTAGGAACATAAGTAAGCAACATACGGATGAGATGATGGCTCTAGTAAAATCGGGGAAGACGGGAAAAGCCATGGATTTACCCATGAACAGACGACTTAGGTGTGACTATGATGTTGTTACCTTAGATAGAGGTAACCATGAAGAAATAGTCAAACCAGAGCCAATAGAAATAGATTTGACAAGTATGACACTTTATGAGACCTATACATACGATGATTTCACCATAAGACTTTTCCCTTATGAAAAACAAACGGAATTTTCGAAAAAGTCATGTACGAAATGGTTTGACTATGATAAAATAAGAGGTAATTTACGCATAAGAACCAGAGAAAATGGCGATTTCATAAGGTTTTCGCCTGCTTTACACAAGAAAAAGATTAAAGATTACTTCATTGACAAAAAGGTAAATCGTTCGGTTAGAGATCAGGTACCAATGCTGGTATTGGGTCATGAAGTCATATGGATTGTGGGTTACAGAATTAATGAAGCCTATACCGTGACAGATGCAACGAAAACCATTATTGAAGTGGTATATTCTAAGGAGGAACGATTATGACAGGTGAGATTCAGGTACTCATATCACAAGAAGAACTGTCGCAACGGATTAAAGAATTGGGCGAAAAAATATCTGCAGATTATGCAGGGAAGGAAGTACACTTGATATGTGTTTTAAAGGGCGGCGTGATGTTTATGTCAGATTTGTCCAAATATATATCGGTTCCGGTGACCATGGATTTCATGGCGGTTTCCAGTTATGGGAATGAAACCAGTTCGAGTGGTATCGTAAAAATCGTTAAAGACCTTGATGAAAGTATTGAAAGTGAAGATGTCATTATTGTAGAGGATATCATAGATTCTGGGCGGACACTTAGTTATTTGCTTCAGATTCTTAAAGATAGAAAACCGGAAAGTATTAAGATATGTACATTGCTTGATAAACCGGATCGTCGTATTGTGGATGTGGAAGTGGATTATGTCGGATTTGAAATTCCAGATTATTACGTCTTAGGTTTTGGACTAGATTTTGAACAAAAATACCGAAACTTGCCTTATATTGGTAAATTAGTCGGGATTGAGTAAAGAAAAATGATATAAGATGCAGTACAAAAAAGTGCCTCAGGCATTAAAGTTAAAGGAGGAAAAGTTATGAAGAATTTTAAAAGTTATAGTTTCTATCTATTACTTATTCTAGTTCTTATGTTTGCCCTATTCTTTTCAACACAAAATACACCAACGAATGAAAATCAATATGGGTACACAGAGTTCCTCGCCGAAATTGATAGGGTTGAACGCGTAGAAATCAAACCCAATATTGAGATTCCAACAGGTCAGATTACCGTTTGGACCGATGATGTTGAGAGCAAGAGTTTCTTTATGTCGGATGTGAATTTGATTCATGAAGATTTGAAAATGAATGGCATTCCGGTTTATACACAAGATGTACCAAGAGCCAATTGGTTCATCAGTCTACTACCATCTATTGTTATTATGGTGGCAGTAATATTCTTGTTTATGTTCATTATGAATCAAGCTCAAGGTGGCGGCGGCGGTAACAGAGTCATGTCTTTTGGAAAAAGTAAGGCAAAGATGATGTTAGACGAGGATAAGAATGTGAATTTCGACAAGGTCGCAGGTCTTGAAGAAGAAAAAGATGAATTGGAAGAAGTTGTCGAATTCTTGAAGAGTCCGAAGAAGTTTGTTGAAGTTGGTGCCAGGATACCAAAAGGTGTTTTATTGGTAGGTCCTCCCGGAACAGGTAAAACATTACTTGCAAAGGCTGTTGCCGGTGAAGCCGGTGTACCTTTCTTTAGCATATCCGGTTCGGATTTTGTTGAGATGTTTGTAGGTGTAGGTGCTTCAAGGGTTAGAGACTTATTTGAGAATGCAAAAAAGAATGCACCATGTATTGTTTTCATAGATGAAATCGATGCTGTTGGACGAAAAAGAGGTGCCGGACTTGGTGGTGGTCATGATGAACGTGAACAGACTCTAAATCAGTTGCTTGTTGAAATGGACGGTTTTGGCATCAACGAAGGTGTTATCGTCATAGCGGCAACCAACCGTGTGGATATATTAGATCCGGCCCTTCTTAGACCGGGACGATTTGACCGTAAGGTTTTTGTCGGACGACCGGACGTAAAAGGTCGAGAAGAGATTCTTAAGGTTCATGCAAAGGGAAAACCATTGTCAGATGATGTCAGTCTTAAAGAGATAGCGGCAACTACAGCAGGTTTTACCGGAGCAGATCTAGAAAATCTCTTGAATGAAGCTGCCATATATGCAGCTAGATCTGATCAAAAAGTCATCAACCAATCGGATCTTAGACATGCTTTTGTTCGTGTCGGTATTGGAACAGAGAAGCGTAGTCGCGTTATATCTGAAAAAGAAAAACGTATAACAGCTTATCATGAGGCCGGACATGCGATATTGTTTGAAGAACTTGAAGAGTTAGATCCAGTACATAGCATTTCCATTATCCCGACAGGGATGGCGGGTGGCTATACTATGCCATTGCCAAGTAAAGATCCTATGTATATGACCAAAAAGAAAATGGAGCAAG from Petrocella atlantisensis includes:
- a CDS encoding RNA-binding S4 domain-containing protein: MRLDKFLKVSRIIKRRTVANEACDAGRVMINNRVAKASTQVSEGDIIEITFGNKTVKAIILDVKETSKKDEAKEMFEYLSD
- a CDS encoding septum formation initiator family protein, whose product is MKRKKESKKKAMIFIIFVLMLFIGVGIVQISRAYTDNKEREAEVVVLMEMIKEEQLEQLELLKVKEEMKTRAFIEKTARSKFGLIYPDETLIDIAEKE
- the tilS gene encoding tRNA lysidine(34) synthetase TilS, translated to MEKFIKFIEAYDLIGKARKIHVALSGGADSMALLDLFIQYQNTFGIEVEAIHVHHGLRKASDMEAAHVKAHCEGLGILCRTFHVDVLAAVACGKSVEEAARDLRYEVFDRIIKEEGGRVALAHHLDDQAETVLMNLFRGSSLKGLGGMQPIRGAYIRPLLEVTKEEIMEYCRLKAIAFDVDESNYETKYTRNKMRLQIIPMLTEQIQPKLSEHVCATASLIREDDRYLEDLAVEAYEKAVIYQSIEKIKWQRTDLCNLDSVVLRRVLRQGMARLEGGLRNISKQHTDEMMALVKSGKTGKAMDLPMNRRLRCDYDVVTLDRGNHEEIVKPEPIEIDLTSMTLYETYTYDDFTIRLFPYEKQTEFSKKSCTKWFDYDKIRGNLRIRTRENGDFIRFSPALHKKKIKDYFIDKKVNRSVRDQVPMLVLGHEVIWIVGYRINEAYTVTDATKTIIEVVYSKEERL
- the hpt gene encoding hypoxanthine phosphoribosyltransferase, whose translation is MTGEIQVLISQEELSQRIKELGEKISADYAGKEVHLICVLKGGVMFMSDLSKYISVPVTMDFMAVSSYGNETSSSGIVKIVKDLDESIESEDVIIVEDIIDSGRTLSYLLQILKDRKPESIKICTLLDKPDRRIVDVEVDYVGFEIPDYYVLGFGLDFEQKYRNLPYIGKLVGIE
- the ftsH gene encoding ATP-dependent zinc metalloprotease FtsH; this translates as MKNFKSYSFYLLLILVLMFALFFSTQNTPTNENQYGYTEFLAEIDRVERVEIKPNIEIPTGQITVWTDDVESKSFFMSDVNLIHEDLKMNGIPVYTQDVPRANWFISLLPSIVIMVAVIFLFMFIMNQAQGGGGGNRVMSFGKSKAKMMLDEDKNVNFDKVAGLEEEKDELEEVVEFLKSPKKFVEVGARIPKGVLLVGPPGTGKTLLAKAVAGEAGVPFFSISGSDFVEMFVGVGASRVRDLFENAKKNAPCIVFIDEIDAVGRKRGAGLGGGHDEREQTLNQLLVEMDGFGINEGVIVIAATNRVDILDPALLRPGRFDRKVFVGRPDVKGREEILKVHAKGKPLSDDVSLKEIAATTAGFTGADLENLLNEAAIYAARSDQKVINQSDLRHAFVRVGIGTEKRSRVISEKEKRITAYHEAGHAILFEELEELDPVHSISIIPTGMAGGYTMPLPSKDPMYMTKKKMEQEIVSLLGGRAAEKLVLDDITTGASNDIERASAIARNMVVKYGMSDVIGPIQFGSDNEEVFIGRDWGHTRNYGENIAGLIDSEIKRMVDSGYEEAKSILENHIDILHKTADLLIEKEKITGAQFRALFEAKKEGILDEVELDEASVERLLFGKSEEEKEVETEA